A genomic segment from Oncorhynchus gorbuscha isolate QuinsamMale2020 ecotype Even-year unplaced genomic scaffold, OgorEven_v1.0 Un_scaffold_58:::fragment_4:::debris, whole genome shotgun sequence encodes:
- the LOC124018850 gene encoding RAS guanyl-releasing protein 2-like isoform X3, with the protein MEAISLDQSATVDELVEACIHAFDETGTLKDPSLVRMFLMMHPWYLPSNDMAKKLLLKSQEESSTAELRTRICHLVKYWISEFPAEFNLNPELAEQIKDLKDLLTTEGNERQSQLIDIDSVPSYKWKRQVTQRQPSMSKKRKMSLLFDHLDSSELATHLTYLEYKSFCKILFQDYHSFVMHGCTVDNPILERFITLFNSVSQWIQLMVLSKPTAPQRAAVISHFIRVAQKLLQLQNFNTLMAVVGGLSNSSISRLKDTQSHISNETNKVFNSLIELVTSCGNYSQYRRRFSDCTGFRFPILGVHLKDLIAVHVALSDWADPGKSRVNLAKSQQLYVILQELALIQTTPPSIDANTDLLNLLTVSLDQYHTEEEIYQLSLQKEPRSAKPANSGSSPAPAPQPSMIDEWAASVKPKADPAVINKHIEKMVDSVFKNFDTDGDGHISREEFEIIRNNFPYLSKFGELDKNHPLALSIPRSSSRSCSLGSEVQLSFHLILWAVGT; encoded by the exons atgGAGGCCATATCTTTAGATCAGTCTGCGACGGTGGATGAGCTGGTGGAAGCATGCATCCACGCCTTTG ATGAGACGGGCACTTTGAAGGACCCCTCCCTAGTGCGTATGTTTCTTATGATGCACCCTTGGTACCTTCCCTCCAACGACATGGCAAAGAAACTACTGCTCAA ATCACAGGAGGAAAGCAGCACTGCTGAGCTCAGGACAAGAATCTGCCACTTGGTGAA gtACTGGATCAGTGAGTTCCCAGCGGAGTTCAATCTAAACCCAGAGCTGGCAGAGCAGATCAAAGACCTCAAGGACCTCTTGACCACTGAGGGGAACGAGCGCCAGAGTCAGCTCATCGACATCGACAGCGT GCCATCATACAAGTGGAAGCGTCAGGTGACCCAGAGGCAGCCATCCATGTCTAAGAAGAGGAAGATGTCTCTGCTGTTTGACCACCTGGACTCCAGCGAGCTTGCCACACACCTCACCTACCTGGAGTACAAGTCCTTCTGCAAGATACTG TTCCAGGACTACCACAGCTTTGTGATGCATGGCTGCACGGTAGACAACCCCATCCTGGAGCGCTTCATCACCCTCTTCaacagtgtgtctcagtggaTCCAGCTGATGGTGCTCAGCAAGCCCACCGCCCCCCAGAGGGCTGCAGTCATCTCCCACTTCATCAGGGTGGCTCAG AAACTGCTCCAGCTTCAGAACTTCAACACTCTGATGGCCGTGGTGGGGGGGCTCAGTAACAGCTCTATATCTCGCCTCAAAGACACCCAATCACACATCAGCAACGAGACCAACAAG GTGTTCAACAGCCTGATCGAACTGGTGACGTCGTGCGGCAACTACAGCCAGTACCGACGTCGCTTCTCCGACTGCACAGGCTTCCGTTTTCCTATCCTGGGCGTGCACCTCAAGGACCTGATCGCCGTGCACGTGGCGCTGTCCGACTGGGCCGACCCGGGCAAGAGCAGGGTCAACCTGGCCAAGAGCCAACAGCTGTATGTTATCCTCCAGGAGTTGGCTCTCATCCAGACCACGCCACCCAGCATCGATGCCAACACAGACCTACTTAACCTACTTACG GTGTCTCTGGACCAGTACCACACAGAAGAGGAGATCTACCAGCTGTCTCTACAGAAAGAGCCACGCAGTGCTAAACCGGCG AACTCCGGCTCCTCCCCTGCGCCTGCCCCCCAGCCATCGATGATTGACGAGTGGGCTGCGTCGGTGAAGCCCAAAGCCGACCCTGCGGTCATCAACAAACACATAGAGAAGATGGTGGAT TCTGTCTTCAAGAACTTTGACACTGACGGGGACGGTCACATCTCCAGGGAGGAGTTTGAGATCATCAGGAACAACTTTCCCTACCTCAGCAAGTTTGGAGAACTGGACAAAAACCA ccctctcgctctctctatccctcgctcttcctctcgctcttgctctctagGTTCGGAAGTgcaactcagtttccacctcattttgtgggcagtgggcacatag
- the LOC124018850 gene encoding RAS guanyl-releasing protein 2-like isoform X1, protein MEAISLDQSATVDELVEACIHAFDETGTLKDPSLVRMFLMMHPWYLPSNDMAKKLLLKSQEESSTAELRTRICHLVKYWISEFPAEFNLNPELAEQIKDLKDLLTTEGNERQSQLIDIDSVPSYKWKRQVTQRQPSMSKKRKMSLLFDHLDSSELATHLTYLEYKSFCKILFQDYHSFVMHGCTVDNPILERFITLFNSVSQWIQLMVLSKPTAPQRAAVISHFIRVAQKLLQLQNFNTLMAVVGGLSNSSISRLKDTQSHISNETNKVFNSLIELVTSCGNYSQYRRRFSDCTGFRFPILGVHLKDLIAVHVALSDWADPGKSRVNLAKSQQLYVILQELALIQTTPPSIDANTDLLNLLTVSLDQYHTEEEIYQLSLQKEPRSAKPANSGSSPAPAPQPSMIDEWAASVKPKADPAVINKHIEKMVDSVFKNFDTDGDGHISREEFEIIRNNFPYLSKFGELDKNQDGQISREEMIDYFMKASSLLNCKMGFIHTFTETTYVKPTFCEHCTGFIWGFYKQGYKCKACGINCHKACRGRLAVECRKRTKSISHEHAPSLQARSYSFPPLANTPPSLQNTVIVEEDLHAVEEGVFDVHL, encoded by the exons atgGAGGCCATATCTTTAGATCAGTCTGCGACGGTGGATGAGCTGGTGGAAGCATGCATCCACGCCTTTG ATGAGACGGGCACTTTGAAGGACCCCTCCCTAGTGCGTATGTTTCTTATGATGCACCCTTGGTACCTTCCCTCCAACGACATGGCAAAGAAACTACTGCTCAA ATCACAGGAGGAAAGCAGCACTGCTGAGCTCAGGACAAGAATCTGCCACTTGGTGAA gtACTGGATCAGTGAGTTCCCAGCGGAGTTCAATCTAAACCCAGAGCTGGCAGAGCAGATCAAAGACCTCAAGGACCTCTTGACCACTGAGGGGAACGAGCGCCAGAGTCAGCTCATCGACATCGACAGCGT GCCATCATACAAGTGGAAGCGTCAGGTGACCCAGAGGCAGCCATCCATGTCTAAGAAGAGGAAGATGTCTCTGCTGTTTGACCACCTGGACTCCAGCGAGCTTGCCACACACCTCACCTACCTGGAGTACAAGTCCTTCTGCAAGATACTG TTCCAGGACTACCACAGCTTTGTGATGCATGGCTGCACGGTAGACAACCCCATCCTGGAGCGCTTCATCACCCTCTTCaacagtgtgtctcagtggaTCCAGCTGATGGTGCTCAGCAAGCCCACCGCCCCCCAGAGGGCTGCAGTCATCTCCCACTTCATCAGGGTGGCTCAG AAACTGCTCCAGCTTCAGAACTTCAACACTCTGATGGCCGTGGTGGGGGGGCTCAGTAACAGCTCTATATCTCGCCTCAAAGACACCCAATCACACATCAGCAACGAGACCAACAAG GTGTTCAACAGCCTGATCGAACTGGTGACGTCGTGCGGCAACTACAGCCAGTACCGACGTCGCTTCTCCGACTGCACAGGCTTCCGTTTTCCTATCCTGGGCGTGCACCTCAAGGACCTGATCGCCGTGCACGTGGCGCTGTCCGACTGGGCCGACCCGGGCAAGAGCAGGGTCAACCTGGCCAAGAGCCAACAGCTGTATGTTATCCTCCAGGAGTTGGCTCTCATCCAGACCACGCCACCCAGCATCGATGCCAACACAGACCTACTTAACCTACTTACG GTGTCTCTGGACCAGTACCACACAGAAGAGGAGATCTACCAGCTGTCTCTACAGAAAGAGCCACGCAGTGCTAAACCGGCG AACTCCGGCTCCTCCCCTGCGCCTGCCCCCCAGCCATCGATGATTGACGAGTGGGCTGCGTCGGTGAAGCCCAAAGCCGACCCTGCGGTCATCAACAAACACATAGAGAAGATGGTGGAT TCTGTCTTCAAGAACTTTGACACTGACGGGGACGGTCACATCTCCAGGGAGGAGTTTGAGATCATCAGGAACAACTTTCCCTACCTCAGCAAGTTTGGAGAACTGGACAAAAACCA aGATGGGCAGATCAGCCGGGAAGAGATGATCGACTACTTCATGAAGGCCAGTTCTCTGCTCAACTGTAAGATGGGCTTCATCCACACCTTCACAGAGACCACCTACGTCAAACCCACCTTCTGTGAACACTGCACTGGCTTT ataTGGGGCTTCTACAAACAGGGATACAAGTGTAAAG CATGTGGAATTAATTGTCACAAGGCGTGTCGAGGACGTCTGGCTGTGGAGTGTCGTAAACGGACCAAGAGCATCAGCCATGAGCATGCCCCCTCCCTTCAGGCTCGCTCCTACAGCTTCCCGCCCCTGGCCAACACCCCACCAAGCCTACAGAACACAG tgaTTGTAGAGGAAGATCTCCATGCAGTGGAGGAAGGTGTGTTTGATGTCCATCTATAA
- the LOC124018850 gene encoding RAS guanyl-releasing protein 2-like isoform X2, protein MEAISLDQSATVDELVEACIHAFDETGTLKDPSLVRMFLMMHPWYLPSNDMAKKLLLKSQEESSTAELRTRICHLVKYWISEFPAEFNLNPELAEQIKDLKDLLTTEGNERQSQLIDIDSVPSYKWKRQVTQRQPSMSKKRKMSLLFDHLDSSELATHLTYLEYKSFCKILFQDYHSFVMHGCTVDNPILERFITLFNSVSQWIQLMVLSKPTAPQRAAVISHFIRVAQKLLQLQNFNTLMAVVGGLSNSSISRLKDTQSHISNETNKVFNSLIELVTSCGNYSQYRRRFSDCTGFRFPILGVHLKDLIAVHVALSDWADPGKSRVNLAKSQQLYVILQELALIQTTPPSIDANTDLLNLLTVSLDQYHTEEEIYQLSLQKEPRSAKPANSGSSPAPAPQPSMIDEWAASVKPKADPAVINKHIEKMVDSVFKNFDTDGDGHISREEFEIIRNNFPYLSKFGELDKNQDGQISREEMIDYFMKASSLLNCKMGFIHTFTETTYVKPTFCEHCTGFIWGFYKQGYKCKVYYFYPEHYGPWSKVVHFLGN, encoded by the exons atgGAGGCCATATCTTTAGATCAGTCTGCGACGGTGGATGAGCTGGTGGAAGCATGCATCCACGCCTTTG ATGAGACGGGCACTTTGAAGGACCCCTCCCTAGTGCGTATGTTTCTTATGATGCACCCTTGGTACCTTCCCTCCAACGACATGGCAAAGAAACTACTGCTCAA ATCACAGGAGGAAAGCAGCACTGCTGAGCTCAGGACAAGAATCTGCCACTTGGTGAA gtACTGGATCAGTGAGTTCCCAGCGGAGTTCAATCTAAACCCAGAGCTGGCAGAGCAGATCAAAGACCTCAAGGACCTCTTGACCACTGAGGGGAACGAGCGCCAGAGTCAGCTCATCGACATCGACAGCGT GCCATCATACAAGTGGAAGCGTCAGGTGACCCAGAGGCAGCCATCCATGTCTAAGAAGAGGAAGATGTCTCTGCTGTTTGACCACCTGGACTCCAGCGAGCTTGCCACACACCTCACCTACCTGGAGTACAAGTCCTTCTGCAAGATACTG TTCCAGGACTACCACAGCTTTGTGATGCATGGCTGCACGGTAGACAACCCCATCCTGGAGCGCTTCATCACCCTCTTCaacagtgtgtctcagtggaTCCAGCTGATGGTGCTCAGCAAGCCCACCGCCCCCCAGAGGGCTGCAGTCATCTCCCACTTCATCAGGGTGGCTCAG AAACTGCTCCAGCTTCAGAACTTCAACACTCTGATGGCCGTGGTGGGGGGGCTCAGTAACAGCTCTATATCTCGCCTCAAAGACACCCAATCACACATCAGCAACGAGACCAACAAG GTGTTCAACAGCCTGATCGAACTGGTGACGTCGTGCGGCAACTACAGCCAGTACCGACGTCGCTTCTCCGACTGCACAGGCTTCCGTTTTCCTATCCTGGGCGTGCACCTCAAGGACCTGATCGCCGTGCACGTGGCGCTGTCCGACTGGGCCGACCCGGGCAAGAGCAGGGTCAACCTGGCCAAGAGCCAACAGCTGTATGTTATCCTCCAGGAGTTGGCTCTCATCCAGACCACGCCACCCAGCATCGATGCCAACACAGACCTACTTAACCTACTTACG GTGTCTCTGGACCAGTACCACACAGAAGAGGAGATCTACCAGCTGTCTCTACAGAAAGAGCCACGCAGTGCTAAACCGGCG AACTCCGGCTCCTCCCCTGCGCCTGCCCCCCAGCCATCGATGATTGACGAGTGGGCTGCGTCGGTGAAGCCCAAAGCCGACCCTGCGGTCATCAACAAACACATAGAGAAGATGGTGGAT TCTGTCTTCAAGAACTTTGACACTGACGGGGACGGTCACATCTCCAGGGAGGAGTTTGAGATCATCAGGAACAACTTTCCCTACCTCAGCAAGTTTGGAGAACTGGACAAAAACCA aGATGGGCAGATCAGCCGGGAAGAGATGATCGACTACTTCATGAAGGCCAGTTCTCTGCTCAACTGTAAGATGGGCTTCATCCACACCTTCACAGAGACCACCTACGTCAAACCCACCTTCTGTGAACACTGCACTGGCTTT ataTGGGGCTTCTACAAACAGGGATACAAGTGTAAAG tgtactattTTTATCCcgagcactatgggccctggtcaaaagtagtgcacttcttaGGGAATTAG